The DNA region TATCAAGCCCAAGTTCCTTTAACTGATCTGCAGCTTCAAGTCCTAAAAGTCCACCGCCGATGATAACGGCTTTTTTACAATCTTTGGCATAGTCTTTGATTTTATCTGCATCTCCTATATTTCTAAGGGTAAAAACACCTTTATAATCTGCATTTTTAATCGGAGGTATAAAACTTCTGCTACCAAGGGCCAAAATCAATTTATCATAAGCCATCGTCTCACCTTGAGCGGTTTCAATGGTTTTATCCTTTGAATTAATTTTTGTGACCGTCACACCCAGTTTTAATTCAATTCTTTGGTCTTCGTACCATTTGTGCTTATGCATGTATATTTTTTTTAGTACCTCATCTTGTGCAATATACTCTGACAATAATGGCTTATAATATATCACTTGTTTTTCTTGATCGAGTATGGTTACTTTAACCTCTTGATTTCTTTTACGGATGGCTTTTGCAGCAGATATCCCTGCAGCACCATTTCCAATTATAATGATTTTCTCATTACTCTTTGTTTCAGATTGTTCTTGTTTTCCATTATTTTCCATAATATACTATGTCCTCCTTGTTTCAGACGAATTTATCAATTGATAATCATTTTCTATTGACTGATAATATTGTAACATGTTATGTGTAGGATTTCTATAGCATTTTAAAAGACCTTGTCAGATTTCTCTAACAAGGCCTCTTTAGGAGGTTTTGTTCTTCTCTAGGAAAGTCTATGCTATGTAAACGATCAAGGAAGTCTTTCCTGCGGGAACAATTTGCTTTGCAAAACGAGGCGAAGCCTCTTTGTTCAATTATAACTTTTAAATCCCTGTAGCCCATATAAAATATGGTCTTGCATAGCTTTTTTAGCTTTTTGAGGTTCTCTTTTTTTTATGAAGTCGACAATTTTTTCATGCTGCCGTAATACCTCTTCAGCAGATTCCGGATTATCTTTTGTTTTCAGATAGCCGCCAACAATACCTTCATTAATAAGGGGTACAATCCTATTCATGATAATGTTGTGGCTGGCATCCGCTATAGCTGTATGGAAGGCAATATCCGCTTCTGTATGATTCTTACCGGCTTTGATTTGCTCTGCTACTCTTTCATAAGTCTCAAAAATCTTATCAAAATCCGTAGGTAAGCCTCTTTCTACAGCCAACTTTGTCATTTCCGGTTCAAGCAACAATCTGATCTCAAAAAGGTCCATAAGAAGTCTATCTTCACTGATAAAATCCATACCCAAAGGATCTTTGGTCAAGCC from Petrocella atlantisensis includes:
- a CDS encoding FadR/GntR family transcriptional regulator → MFDKSILSQRVAENIKQMILDKDYHPGDKLPNEIEMTQMVNVSRSTIREAIKILVSTNILEVRRGKGTYVSEKPGLTKDPLGMDFISEDRLLMDLFEIRLLLEPEMTKLAVERGLPTDFDKIFETYERVAEQIKAGKNHTEADIAFHTAIADASHNIIMNRIVPLINEGIVGGYLKTKDNPESAEEVLRQHEKIVDFIKKREPQKAKKAMQDHILYGLQGFKSYN